The following coding sequences are from one Vicugna pacos chromosome 19, VicPac4, whole genome shotgun sequence window:
- the ROMO1 gene encoding reactive oxygen species modulator 1 — translation MPVAVGPYGQSQPSCFDRVKMGFVMGCAVGMAAGALFGTFSCLRIGMRGRELMGGIGKTMMQSGGTFGTFMAIGMGIRC, via the exons ATGCCGGTGGCCGTGGGTCCCTACGGACAGTCCCAGCCTAGCTGCTTCGACCGCGTGAAGATGGGCTTTGTGATGGGTTGCGCCGTGGGCATGGCGGCCGGGGCGCTCTTCGGCACGTTTTCCTGCCTCAG GATCGGAATGCGGGGTCGGGAGCTGATGGGCGGCATCGGGAAAACCATGATGCAGAGTGGCGGCACCTTTGGTACATTCATGGCCATCGGGATGGGCATCCGATGCTGA